CAGATTATTCTACTGTGTGGTTTCAGCCAAATGGTATCATGCTTGACAGAGTTGTGTGAAGATTCCTAAAAGGCACTTTGATTCTTTATATGTCaatcaaaaaattgaaaccagGTTTAGTTTCACTTAATCTTACTTGTATGTATAGCTTAGAATAAGATTCCTCTCGGAAAGCAATCTTGATCTGTTAAGGTGATTTAGATTATTTGATTGaacaatatttatatctaaCCACCAAGCCCgtctagctcagttggtagagcgcaAGGCTCTTAACCTTGTGGTCGTGGGTTcgagccccacggtgggcgtTTCTTTTTTATCTTTACTCGacataaccttttgtttctcaAATGAAATCCTTAAATTCAAAGTTTAAATACAATTGCTCGAAACTAGATCTCTACCAAGAAGATACATGTAATAGTGTCTCCTTGAACTTATTATAACATATTTAAGACATCATGCTACTTCTCACATTTGTTATGAGATCCTATCTTGTCTTGAATCTTGCGGagtctcttcttcctctgtgttACACGTTAGAATCTTTGCTTTACCCGCCTCTTTCTCCCAATCAATCCTTGCAATAAAGATGAGCAATATCAATAAACAGACGAAGGCTCCAACCAAAAAACCTAACAAGAACCCTTCAACCCCTAGTTTAGCTTTAAACGCCAAACTCGTCCCCAAGGGCAAAGCCAATAGGTAGAACCCACCAAGATTCGCATACATTCCAAGCGACGGCTTTGCTGTTGCACGAACAATATCTCCACAAACGAATAACGGGAAGCATATAACTTCAAAGACCGCCATTATCAACATCAAATTCTTCACACTGTTTATGATCATTACGTCATGGTGAGCGTACAAAGACCCCCAAACACCTCTACATGCTATCATCACTAAACCTCCAATGCATCCCGAGACAACAGCCACAGCTAGCGTAGTGTAAGCTGCTCTATAAGCTCCTTTGGGATTATTTGCGCCGAGCTCATTAGACACTCGTGTAGCCACGCACGTGCCTAAAGAGAGCGTCACAGCGTAAAGCAAGTAATCGAAGTTGAAAACTATGATCAAAGCCGATACAGATTCCACCGGGTTTGGTAACCTCCCCGCTAATAGGACCAAGATCTCGTAGCACCACCACTCGAGGCACACGGTGAGACAACACGGTCCACTAAGCTTGAGTAGCTTAAGCCAGTCTTGAGCATTTTGGTCCAACCATCCACCTTCTTTCCATTTGTTCTCTTTCAATCCCTCAGAGACTATCACATAACCGGTTAAAAGAACCACGATGATAAGATCGGTTATCCAAACCGCCATTGCAACTCCTTCCATTCCCTTTGCTCTAGAGAGGAAGATGTTGATGGGGATGTGTAGAGAAGTGGCTGCAGCTGTGGTGTACATAATGGGGAGCGTAACGCCTTGTGAGCTTAGATAAGCCTTAAGGGGACAAAGCAAAGAGAGTACTGGCAAATCAGGAAGGAGGTAAACGAGATATCTCTTGGCTATGAAGGAGATTTCTTCTTtcagaccaaaggcaataaGGATCTTGTGAACATTGAGCCACAAGAGAGATATGGGGATAGAGATCAAGAGAAGCAAGAGCACTGCCATCAAAAGGGTTTTATGGAGAAGCTTGAAATTCTTGGCTCCAAAAGCTTGGCCACAAATAGGTTCCATTGTTGCTGAAATTCCATATAAAACAGCAAAGCCAGTAACGTTTGCAAAGGAAAAACCTAATGAACCTCCGGCTAGGTTAACCTTACCTTGATGTCCAAGAAAGACAGATGTAGTGGTTATCTTACCGAACCACAACAAGTTCATAACCACCAATGGTAAACCAATTCTCATTTGAAGCTTGAGCTCATGAACAATGCTCTGCGTCAAGGTTTTTGATCGACACCCTTCGGGTACTTTCGGTTCAGAAGTCTTTGAAGAACATCCTTCACAGACTTCTGGATCAAATGACTCTAACTTTGAtgtttttgacatttttttggATATACCAAAAGGACAGTTTGGTGAGAGGGAAGCTAATAAGTGAactaaaaaaggtaaaaaactTAAAGAAGTGTCAGCTAATTTTTTGGCCTGGTTTTTAGAGTTGCATAGAGAACTGGTAGGTGAGAAATGGTTATATGGTTGCGTGGAGGACTAAGCATGGTTTGCTGAGAGGCAGCAACTCAATGAAGAGATTTTCTGGAGGATAAGTTTTGTAACGGGGGCAGAAGCAGACGTGGAACAACTTGGTTGGTTTCCTATAGTTCTCAGTGCATTGAATGATGAATCCATATTAGAGTCCCATTTgcactttttgtttgttttcctctgcttttagttttttttttaaatatgcatttataatattttacatatttatactccTTTCATTTCATATTagtgtcattttagtttttaaaatttattttattataaacgtTTGTATTACATTTTCAAGGCAAATATTAAATATCTTTTCAGTTTTTACAATTACTTTTAGCTCattaattaacaaaatcaagtaaattaatgtattaaataggaaaaaaaaacagaaattaatcattttttaatatgtgtgcaaaaaccttaaatgacacttataatgaaataAATGGAGTACTaatattctttaagattttctAATCCTAATTCTGAAATTCTAtgatcaacatatatatatatatatatatatatatatatactgcaCGGGTTGATCTCTAATTAATATTGATAGAATTTAGCAAAATATCAGATCTGTCTCACTAATACTGATagatactccttccgttttttaattccgttttttaatataagtcgttttagaattgtgcacatagattaagaaatcattaattttttatattttataaacaaaaacatcattaattatttacctaaccacaaatcaaccaataataaaatagaaggtatattatcattggtcatataacattaaatgttaataaattttacatagaaaaccgaaaacgtcatataatttggaaaataaaaatttatctaaaatgacttatattaaaaaatggaGGAAGTACTATTCATTCCATTTCACAAAgagtgtcaattaaaaaatttctcgcatattttaaaaaatattgaaatgcatttatgtttttattaattaaatatgtttaaccaataatagtttagataaataaatttattaattaaatcaatgatGTTCACAATTAATATTCAGctgaaagtaaatataaaatgtattaaaattctaaaacgatATTTTTATGTAGCAAGAAAATAGTAAAGTgacattttttgaaaaaaaactgaatataatttttatatttcctataagtttaataaaataaatgagcACAAAAATAACAAACGACGAGGAATAAATTAATGAGAAGACATTAGGCAAAAATATTGGAAAGAGGATATGTGCCCTTGGCTTTCTATTTTCCTTTTCGTAAAAGCAACAAATAATTGCATAATGCATAGTTGTCCAACGaaaacatcattaatttaactaatacacaaaaaaaaattatggataGTGTTCAACTTTTATTTTGGTGCTTTTCAAAAAGAGGTTCGATTGGTAAGATATTTGGTGAGGTGATAAGAATTTTCGTTGTCTATACTTTAAGCTAGAGTACAACAGACTGAATTTGGTTTGTTCAAAAACCTAAACTAACTATCCTAATTAACTCTCACTAGTTGGTCAAGACCATATATTTTGATCAtgccatttaaattatttaggatcattttagaaatttatatgtaattttgagtatctttcttttctcaaaaaaatcaaataaatttgagTATCTTTCTaacatatatttccaaaatataatttgttcAAATGAATAGTTCATATATAGCCCCAGCCATAGACCATACATGTAACTTTTAACTTACTAGTgctgtttccttttttaaaagcaaATCATCACTTTTATAGTTTCTTCGACTGGAGTATATACAGGGTGGAGCCAGTGTGCACTGAGGGGGTCAATTGACCCATGTCAATTTttgcaaaaaaagaaagatttacTTGTGTTTCTAAAGAAAAATCTGATGAATTGACCTCagcaaaatatatttgttatcaAATTGACCCTTCTAACTAAAATTCTGCCTCCGCCactgatcatatatatatatatatatatatatatatatctttttatcaAGGCTAAATAGGATAACTAATAAGACGATTGTTACATAAAGAGCACAAAATACTGAAAATGGAATCTGGTACTATGATCTTAAGAGTTGATCACTCAACATATTATTCTTGTATGCATGACCAGTTCTGGGCAAAACCTGATGAAACATTCTTTTAAGacccttgatttttttttgaaaaatatgaatataaatcTCTAAATTTGTCAAAAGCTCCCAAAAAACGTTTTATGATTGAAATCTTTATTAAGTTGTTTACGACCTCGAAAATCTCAGGATCGACACTTCATGCAGGAGTGCAACTTCAATTGAAACATTTCCTCAAAAGGATAATTATGAAAGTTGAAAAGGACAATTAAGAAATAATGATTGTTTCTGATACGTTTATAGTTTTATTCGTTGTTGCAAATGACAAATCAATAAATTGGtctaagagcaccattaaccctaaaactccattcggggttcttatatttttatttttatttttattttatttttatttttttttaaattaaaattaaaaacgaaccaaTTGCGGACCGCTACGTGTCAGTGAGGTTCGCGAACAGTACAAGAACCCTACTAAACTCACCTCTTacagaagagaaggaagaagtgGTTTTTAACAAAATTGTGAGATCTAATTCTTAAGAACCCACTTAAAAAGTGGGTATAATCATGTTCTAAAATCTATTGGACTACAAGTGCCTATTCTTTTGTCCCGGCCCATACAATTTTATTGAGTATTTCGACGGATTAAGAAAATGTGATGCCGCTGAATTGTATTGAGTATTTCTTGAGTATTTATTGCACATGTAGAAAATGTCCCGGCCCATACAATTTTATTGAGTATTTCAATGGTATCCCACTCTTTTCagtatattgagctaatttgcTCAAAATTATTTCATGGTTATCTATTTCGTTTTCCAGGAaagatgtttttaaaaatatgagtaAAGAATGAGTAATGATTAAAGAATTACAATGTATCTTCGGATAAGTACTGTATCTGGGAAAGCAAAACTTGATTAGAAAAATACATGTcttcatatattttaggttatCTTGCGAATAAGTATTATAGTAATATTCTTAAGAAGAGATAATTAAGTATAAAATTGTTGTTTGGCAGAACTAAGACAAATGCTGTCCGGATACAATCTGATGAGCCAatagcaagagagagagagagagagagagagagagagagagagagagagagagagagagagagagagagagagagagagagagagagagagagagagagagagagagagagagagggagagggagagagagagggagagagagattagcattcagtatatatattttaagaatatttaATTGAATTTGACCCTTGATGAGCTCCTTAAAAGTTGGACGATTAACTTATACTACTATTTATTGCACATACCTAGTTTTTAGTCTAAGCCTTTAAGGTGGTTGttatttagagcatctccaaaatctatatatataaagaaatgttcgcctctctcccgtgaagccacgtcatcaattcgtgcgttctgggagtgacacgtgtcccattttatatttagtgccaaaataaatgaatgcagttaagggtaattgaacccagcacctctaacactggtaatttctcttagaaccattaggctaaagtcactttttataaatatgtggccgcgaaaatacttattatcgtgtcaGCTGGAAGCCCATGCTTCTTCTGATTGTGGCCAGGACCGacactgaactgacgtcaagatgaagatcgtgaagttaaaaactttgctccaaacagttttgcaataTTTCCAacttttataacttgatgcatataatatatatcaaaatacatttgttgtacacgcttttattagttttacttttaaaagaaggtatttacaattataaatgttttgtgccagtgaagtaatggttgaaaaatctctttacatatgtcattttaaaataacacccaacttctatatatagtcaatacatatgtccatgttatattctagactaaatattttctcttttaaaaatatagaaaacaatttttttagtctacaagcaaatgttgtagagcaagtatgcattatacaaaataatatatatttaaaatccatacacaaaaacataaaagttgttataggtctctttctgacacatgcacactccactatgaataagaattaaaaaaaaaacagtattgtcatcaaactttatcacaaatccacatttgtacatctataattatgagttggacaattagttaatttgatacaataccaaagcaataataatcgaaaaacaactataccaccgcatactaataagtaagacataacagataaccaaattcttgaatcttaaaacaaatttcaactcgagcatttagtgaatatcaaattaactaatatcccgcccgtagggcgggccgaccctagtatattatataacttcgaatatgaagttttttactATGCAAAAAGGAATTTaacaaatttgaagtttcatatttttatttgtattttggtccttacaattacacatcacatttataattcataaatatttttttgtttattattttaatccttataaaaattatatttcataaatattttatattttgtttacaaaatttaagtttacacaaaaaattagataaaactttaaacgaagatttaaaatatttaaaactagatttagataacaaaaatatacaaaagaaacttaacaaaaaaaacctttcaaaattacatgaaaacataactagtacacaaaattaaatattacaacaacactaatagtaaGGTCAGGTTGTtgtcgttgttgttgttgttcatgATGTCTTTTCGTATAATTTTTTCTCGTTCATATTcaatatattcacgagtattaatatcatcgataaaagttagtcttttaatattttatgtttcttttttacttttttgttctgatctaatgtatttacaagtattaatatcttTCGATctctaatctacaaattaaaaatgaggagagctatttttacttcgaaatgcactagtagatcatatatgcattacgaaaatcactttatggaataatatggtattttgcttgaagtttaatattaattaagttataatgtttaaaattttatattttaatataatattttattaattaatattgttgtaatatgtttatacatgtgctagttatttgcaaaagttttatgaattcaaattagttatgacaaatataaggaccatattataaaatgcaaatagttttgaagttaagtttgaagttttgatttTAGAGAACAAcacctttaaacttcaaatatagagttttggaaacttcaaaatagagttcatttttggagatgttcttatactccaaaagaaactctataacttcaaatgtagagtatttttattttccaaaaagcaaattcaaaactttaaatttgaagttttatccTTTTATTTGCATCTTGAtccatataattaattgtatgtcacatttatgattcttaagtattttctcattcatagttttaatctttaaaacttttgtagattttaaatattttaaattcaaattttacacataatttaaaaaataaaataaaataagatttataatatttaaaagtagaattagacaacaagaaatattacaaaagaaacttaatagaAATTGTTTAAAGaagatacatgaagacataaatattacaacaacactaatagtctagtaaattttctccggaacttttaaaatattttctaaccaAATTTTAAGTAACCAAAAATgaagcattaagaaaataattttatgaaataatatggtattttgcttgtagtttaatatttaattatgtatttttatttataatttcatattttaatataagattaattaatattactataatatttttatatatgtgctacttatctataaaagttttatggatttatattaattatgacaaatataaagaacataatgtaaattacaaataattttgaagttttgcttttaaagaaaaacaccttgaaactttaaatatagaatTTGCAAAACTCTAAAGCATAAatcttagagcaaaaaaatataaagcggTAATCTAAATGAAATTGCAGGTTATCTTTCCGACATCACAAACTTTGCTGTTCTCTTCTCTTTGTTATCTTTTACCTTTAATCCGTACACAATAATCTGTTTATTTGTTGTTGTAACAAAGACTATAATCAAACTTTGTTCTTCGTCTACTCTTGTTTGAGTTTTATGAAATAAAATcgttgaccaaaataaaaaagtttgaccaaaaaaataaataaaacagaagCCAAACCAAATAGTACAAACTATTACATGATAGATTTGGTTCACTTCGGTATAACTGTTTCTTCCTAAATTAAATCTAACAATAAAAaccacaaaacaaacacaaaaattaACAGCATATCAGCCGGGTACGTAATCACCTCAAAACACACACAGAC
The Brassica napus cultivar Da-Ae chromosome A1, Da-Ae, whole genome shotgun sequence DNA segment above includes these coding regions:
- the LOC106440845 gene encoding protein DETOXIFICATION 56-like, encoding MSKTSKLESFDPEVCEGCSSKTSEPKVPEGCRSKTLTQSIVHELKLQMRIGLPLVVMNLLWFGKITTTSVFLGHQGKVNLAGGSLGFSFANVTGFAVLYGISATMEPICGQAFGAKNFKLLHKTLLMAVLLLLLISIPISLLWLNVHKILIAFGLKEEISFIAKRYLVYLLPDLPVLSLLCPLKAYLSSQGVTLPIMYTTAAATSLHIPINIFLSRAKGMEGVAMAVWITDLIIVVLLTGYVIVSEGLKENKWKEGGWLDQNAQDWLKLLKLSGPCCLTVCLEWWCYEILVLLAGRLPNPVESVSALIIVFNFDYLLYAVTLSLGTCVATRVSNELGANNPKGAYRAAYTTLAVAVVSGCIGGLVMIACRGVWGSLYAHHDVMIINSVKNLMLIMAVFEVICFPLFVCGDIVRATAKPSLGMYANLGGFYLLALPLGTSLAFKAKLGVEGFLLGFLVGAFVCLLILLIFIARIDWEKEAGKAKILTCNTEEEETPQDSRQDRIS